In Bacteroidota bacterium, one DNA window encodes the following:
- the glgA gene encoding glycogen synthase GlgA produces MPDKQKTAILPRSVLFVSSEVFPYAKTGGLADVSSALPQALREFNHDVRIIMPKYGFIGEKKQKIHIINRLQGMDFAVGDRTVTMSAKSSAILTPKTRVQIYLSESEEYFSRMGLYSDPETGKEYPDNDERFFAFNLSVLELCRRLLWKPDIIHCNDWQSGLIPLLLKDSLKTDPFFKGTKTVFTIHNLAYQGNFPAASFAKTKLSPEYFTPNGVEYYGQFSYMKAGLSYADAITTVSETYADEILTKEYGCGFEGLLSKRKKDVHGILNGIDLAIWDPMNDVNTARKYNLDSIQLKEECKKDLCSAFDLPYKEGTPVIGLIARFVEQKGIELLHETIDQIFKSGAQLVILGSGERKYEELFTKLQKKHPDQLGLFLGFHDGFAHKIEAGADMFLMPSAYEPCGLNQMYSMRYGTIPVVRRTGGLADTVIDLADGSKKKPATGFVFDKFDSRSFWKALERAMTTYRKHKDQWRELQTAAMTADFSWSNSAQKYAELYEKVLAKK; encoded by the coding sequence ATGCCCGATAAGCAGAAAACAGCGATCCTACCCAGGAGTGTCCTCTTCGTTTCGAGCGAAGTGTTTCCGTATGCCAAGACTGGCGGGCTTGCAGACGTCTCTTCGGCGCTTCCGCAAGCGCTGCGGGAGTTCAATCATGATGTGCGTATCATCATGCCGAAATACGGATTTATTGGAGAAAAAAAGCAGAAAATCCATATTATCAATCGACTACAGGGGATGGACTTTGCGGTCGGCGATCGCACGGTGACCATGAGCGCCAAATCGAGTGCCATCCTCACGCCGAAGACTCGCGTCCAGATTTACCTCAGCGAATCTGAAGAGTATTTTTCGCGCATGGGGCTCTATTCCGATCCCGAAACGGGAAAGGAATATCCGGATAATGACGAGCGATTCTTCGCATTTAATCTTTCCGTACTCGAACTCTGCCGCCGACTTCTGTGGAAACCGGATATCATCCACTGTAATGATTGGCAATCGGGATTGATACCGCTGCTGCTGAAAGATTCTTTAAAGACCGACCCGTTTTTTAAGGGGACGAAAACGGTGTTCACGATTCATAACCTTGCGTACCAGGGGAATTTCCCTGCAGCTTCGTTTGCCAAGACCAAACTCTCGCCGGAGTACTTTACACCGAACGGAGTCGAATACTACGGCCAGTTCTCATACATGAAGGCCGGACTCTCCTACGCCGATGCGATCACTACCGTGAGTGAAACTTACGCCGATGAGATCTTGACAAAAGAGTATGGGTGTGGTTTCGAAGGATTGCTGTCGAAACGGAAGAAGGATGTGCATGGGATTCTCAACGGGATCGATCTGGCGATCTGGGATCCGATGAACGATGTGAATACCGCCCGCAAGTACAATCTCGATTCGATCCAACTGAAGGAAGAGTGCAAAAAGGATTTGTGCTCTGCATTCGATCTTCCGTACAAGGAAGGAACACCGGTGATCGGCTTGATCGCTCGGTTCGTCGAGCAGAAGGGAATCGAACTCTTGCACGAAACGATCGATCAGATCTTCAAGAGCGGGGCACAGCTTGTCATCCTGGGTTCGGGCGAACGCAAATACGAGGAGCTCTTTACAAAACTGCAGAAAAAACACCCCGATCAGCTCGGGCTGTTTCTCGGCTTCCATGACGGCTTCGCTCACAAGATCGAAGCAGGGGCAGATATGTTCCTGATGCCAAGTGCTTACGAGCCCTGCGGACTCAACCAGATGTATTCGATGCGCTACGGGACGATCCCGGTCGTACGGCGTACGGGCGGTCTGGCGGATACCGTCATCGATCTGGCCGATGGCTCGAAGAAGAAGCCTGCAACTGGGTTCGTCTTCGACAAATTTGACAGCCGTTCCTTCTGGAAGGCGCTCGAGCGTGCGATGACAACCTACCGTAAGCACAAGGACCAGTGGCGTGAGTTGCAGACGGCCGCGATGACAGCGGATTTCTCTTGGAGTAATTCGGCGCAAAAATACGCCGAGCTCTACGAAAAGGTGCTGGCCAAAAAGTGA
- a CDS encoding T9SS type A sorting domain-containing protein, translating into MKHLRAIIFLSIVLSALGVGSLHAQSDTIVISPAHGTSDPCGFHMTVKNRNSANAAIFKIKLELLSADGTGFGDPSAPYVPTGWVAGLDQNSTVIDSFQAQVNGIAAGATLSGFKFAYFNDGTHEYDAPKTIKWTTYDNADNQLSTGQIAPTCVPFQFFSTYDTATVFTDLSGCDPMFHFTVGNRNDLARPIGYMRFQLVTPTSGTLRPAKCTAPSDWVLDSVTAYSAYYHTDNNAIETGNGKGIFNVGLRGNTNVTKHSFAWWASDDQNFFIDRDTIFNIPIQATCVTSDNDSITADAGTNGCLYTMTVRNWHVSNLIAPGPITKIVLKSQTPGVHFDGAPNAPAKWTKTVTADSIVYAADSVKRGIPGGIISTQFSYSVTGSTTTPFTIGWQTYRPQGLISSGSYSSTCEVQQPRGDSLKVDAGANECDFVAHVINLHNTPASNIGSISLSIPSGTGQLIGVASSSGWNIASVSPTELKYSEAGAPQTTGSTQDLTFTLKPKTAGQPVTLTCKTNDESSTQVWTGTADITCSPAPTPCDTVTEGLIAPIDSCYHSFTVASRGGADITSITFAPNPTAWKVDSILATPSNWTSSIDANGVATFTSTSGILSNESLGGFNLKFQGNDTPDNFTVTVTSTDRNNHACTNSIALTCSSLAVPVTPEADARLANISLVPNPSRASSVLTFTVNSQERVFVTVYDELGKTVKVATNQVYTLGSYSVPLELGSQPAGNYYVRIQTPYGIVTKRLIKE; encoded by the coding sequence ATGAAACATCTTCGAGCGATTATTTTTCTCTCGATCGTTCTGAGCGCGCTTGGTGTCGGGAGCTTGCATGCGCAGAGCGATACAATTGTGATTTCCCCCGCGCATGGTACCTCAGATCCGTGCGGTTTCCACATGACCGTCAAGAACCGTAATAGCGCCAATGCGGCGATCTTTAAGATCAAGCTTGAGTTACTTTCCGCCGATGGTACCGGCTTCGGCGATCCGTCAGCGCCGTATGTCCCTACGGGGTGGGTTGCCGGGCTCGACCAGAATTCGACGGTCATCGATTCCTTCCAAGCACAGGTGAACGGTATCGCTGCGGGCGCCACACTCAGCGGTTTCAAATTTGCATATTTCAACGACGGTACGCACGAGTATGACGCTCCGAAGACCATCAAGTGGACCACGTACGACAATGCAGACAATCAGCTCTCTACAGGGCAGATCGCACCGACATGCGTACCATTCCAATTCTTCTCGACGTACGACACGGCGACCGTGTTTACCGATCTGAGCGGCTGCGATCCGATGTTCCACTTTACGGTCGGCAATCGTAACGATCTGGCTCGGCCGATCGGGTACATGCGCTTCCAGCTCGTGACCCCGACCTCGGGCACCCTGCGTCCGGCAAAGTGTACCGCACCGAGCGATTGGGTGTTGGATTCCGTCACGGCGTATTCCGCATACTATCATACCGACAATAATGCGATTGAAACCGGCAATGGCAAAGGTATCTTCAATGTCGGGCTACGAGGCAATACGAACGTCACAAAGCATAGCTTTGCATGGTGGGCTTCGGACGATCAGAACTTCTTCATCGATCGCGATACGATCTTTAATATTCCGATCCAAGCAACCTGCGTCACCTCCGATAACGACAGCATTACTGCCGACGCCGGTACGAACGGTTGCTTATACACCATGACGGTGCGCAACTGGCACGTTTCGAACCTCATCGCGCCGGGCCCGATCACAAAGATCGTACTCAAGTCACAAACACCGGGAGTGCATTTCGATGGCGCACCGAACGCGCCGGCAAAATGGACGAAGACAGTAACCGCAGATAGCATCGTCTATGCGGCCGATAGTGTCAAACGCGGTATTCCGGGCGGCATCATCAGCACGCAGTTCAGCTATTCGGTGACTGGCTCGACCACCACTCCGTTCACGATCGGTTGGCAGACGTACCGCCCGCAAGGACTCATTAGCTCGGGTTCCTATTCATCGACATGTGAAGTACAGCAGCCGCGCGGCGACTCCTTGAAGGTCGATGCTGGTGCGAACGAGTGCGATTTTGTCGCCCATGTGATCAACTTGCACAATACGCCTGCATCGAATATCGGCAGCATTTCGCTTTCGATCCCGAGCGGGACGGGTCAGTTGATTGGGGTTGCCAGCTCGTCGGGCTGGAACATTGCCAGTGTATCGCCCACCGAACTGAAGTATAGCGAAGCGGGCGCTCCGCAGACTACCGGATCGACGCAGGACCTTACCTTCACACTGAAGCCAAAGACTGCCGGCCAGCCGGTTACTCTTACTTGCAAGACGAATGACGAATCGAGCACACAGGTGTGGACCGGTACCGCCGATATCACGTGCTCGCCGGCTCCAACGCCGTGCGATACGGTAACCGAAGGCTTGATTGCACCGATCGACTCCTGCTACCATTCGTTTACCGTTGCAAGCCGCGGAGGCGCAGACATCACCTCGATCACGTTTGCACCGAACCCAACGGCTTGGAAAGTCGATAGCATTCTTGCCACGCCGTCTAACTGGACGTCGTCGATCGACGCGAACGGCGTTGCAACGTTCACGTCGACGAGCGGGATCTTGTCCAACGAATCGTTGGGCGGGTTCAACCTCAAATTCCAAGGAAACGATACGCCGGATAACTTCACGGTGACCGTCACTTCGACCGATCGCAACAATCATGCATGTACGAATTCCATTGCGCTCACATGCAGCTCGCTTGCCGTGCCCGTCACACCGGAAGCCGATGCGCGCCTGGCAAACATCTCACTCGTTCCGAACCCGAGCCGCGCAAGCAGCGTACTGACCTTTACAGTCAACTCGCAGGAACGTGTGTTTGTGACCGTGTATGATGAGTTAGGAAAGACCGTGAAGGTCGCGACGAACCAGGTCTATACCTTGGGTTCGTACTCAGTTCCGCTCGAACTGGGTTCGCAGCCGGCGGGCAATTACTATGTTCGCATCCAGACTCCGTACGGCATCGTCACGAAGCGCCTGATCAAAGAGTAA